The genomic segment GGTTTTTTTGTTGATGTTTGAGAAAATTATGCCAAGCCAAAAGACAAGCGATATCATCGCCATGGTAAGACTGTTTGGTTAGCAGTAGAATATTTTTAGCTCGCCAAAATAAGTTAATAATTTGTTCTTTATCGCTGATCATTTCTCAGAAGTATTAAATTAGGTAGTTTGTTATCTTAACTCCAATCTCTTTATTTGTCAAGCCGATATTATGTATTATGGCAGGTTTAAATAGGGCAATAAATCAAGTAATTTACTGAGATAACAGACACGAATAACTAGGTCAATGTCCTCCCAGAACGCGGCCCATTGTCTTAATTTTAGATTTTATTATGACGTAGTAAAGAAAAGATAAGTAATAGAGCGCCGGTAATAATTAGTAAGTCGGCTAAATTAAAAATTGGGAAGAATAATAATAGCCAATAATCAATTACCTGTCCCCAAATTAGGCGGTCAATAAAATTACTAATAGCGCCAGCGATGATTAACTGGAGGGCGATAATTGTCGTTGGTTGGGAGCTTTGAAATTTTACTAATAATATGTCCAGTAAAACTATGATGATTAAAAAGGACAAAATCACACTTAAAATATTTGGTAGCGGTATGCTAAAAGCAATACCATCATTAAAATTCTTTTCCCAGGAAAATATTTGTTGCCATTTAAAAAACTCTCCTTCGGGTAGAAGTAGAGTTAAGTATTTGCCTAGTCGATCTAAGATAAAAAGAGAAACTACACCGAGGGTAATATTTATTTTTGTCAGCATTAATCTAAACGCTTAGCTTTGCAATTCATACAAGAGTTAGCTTGCGGGAACACCTCTAAACGCTTGGTAAGAATTTCGCTGCCACATTTATCGCAAACGCCATAGGTGTTATTGGCTATTTTTTGTAGTGATACCTTGATTCTTTCTAAAGAAAATTTTAGATCCTCCTCTAATGATAAGTTACCCTCATAAACAGCTACCTCAGCTGCGTTATCATCTTCGGTATCACCAAAATCAGGAAATTTGGCATCAAATTGCGATCCTTGACGATCCTTTTCTACTAATCCCCCAAGTTGTCGCTCGATATCTTGCTTCTTTTTTTCCAATATTTCTTGTTGTTTTTTTATAAAATCAGTTGATGGCATAATATTTAGTCAGTTATTGAATGTATTGAATAATATAATTAATTCGGCGTCTTGTCAATACCATTATAGCATTAATTAGGTAAATGAAAACGAGCATTGGTTTAGCCCTATAAATAATTTTATTATGTGGCTGCAATGCTCGTTGTGGGAAAATCTTATGTCTCCCGTATATATCGCAGGTTTGCGATTATATGGAGCGAGGCATAAAACTTGAATTTTTTGCTGTTCCAACTACAGCTTATCAATATTTACCACTTAATTGGTTAATCTCCCTTTTTTTGTAGAAGATCATCCTTTTTATTTTTGTTTTTTTTGGGGTATTTTTTAACCTAAAGTTGGTTTCTAGGTTTGTTATAAGCAGTAAATATTTGAGCAGTTAATCCAAAAGGCGGTTCATTGGATAAAAAGCTCAAGATTGGAATGTACTTTTACTATATTTATATTATATCATTTCAGAAATAAAAAGTCAATAGTATATTATAGCTAATATTAGTAATAAATGGACACACTATATTAGTAAGTGGTTAGTTGGTGAACAAAAGTTGTGCTCAGTCATTAACACCTTATCCACACACTAATCAATGGCCAAACAACCTCTAAGTAACAATTCCTTATTATTTTCATAGCCCCAAACAGTAGTTTCGGTAATATTATGTAA from the Candidatus Komeilibacteria bacterium CG_4_10_14_0_2_um_filter_37_10 genome contains:
- the lspA gene encoding signal peptidase II, with amino-acid sequence MLTKINITLGVVSLFILDRLGKYLTLLLPEGEFFKWQQIFSWEKNFNDGIAFSIPLPNILSVILSFLIIIVLLDILLVKFQSSQPTTIIALQLIIAGAISNFIDRLIWGQVIDYWLLLFFPIFNLADLLIITGALLLIFSLLRHNKI